GTCGCGTCTTCAATTACCCGCACGAATTTTCTGGCGGGATGCGTCAGCGTGTGGTGATTGCGATGGCATTGTCTTGCGATCCTGAGATTCTGATCGCCGACGAGCCGACCACCGCCTTGGACGTGACGATTCAGGCCCAGATTTTGGAGCTGATGCAGAAGCTTCAGGAAGAGCATAACACCGCGATCGTGATGATCACGCACGATCTGGGGGTGATTGCCAACATGGCAACCGACGTGCTGGTGATGTATGCCGGCCGCAAGGTCGAGCAAGCCAAGGTGCACGATTTGTTCGCCGATCCGCGGCACCCTTACACGCTGGGATTGTTGAACTCGATTCCACGCATCGACGAAGAAGTCGGTGCAAAGCTTTCGCCCGTTAGTGGCCAGCCGCCAGAGATGAGTCAACCAATTCCTGGGTGCTCGTTCTACCCGCGCTGCCCGTACCATATCGAGCAATGCTTGCAGATCGATCCACCGCTGATTCAAGTTGATTCCGGAACGCAGCACGCGTGCCTTCGCGACGTGACAACGCTCGAACCGCCGGTTTCGCAAAGTGCTCACATCTAACGACTCCAATCCACGATTGCATTCATGTCCCTAGATATCACGCCCGTTCTCGAAGTTCGCGATCTGCAGGTACATTTCCCAGTTCGTCGTGGCAGCTGGTTTGCTTCGCAGACTGAAGTGGTGCGCGCTGTCGATGGAGTTTCGTTCGACGTCAAGCCAGGTGAAACCTTCGGCCTGGTCGGGGAAAGTGGCTGCGGCAAGTCGACCACGGCCCGCGCGATCATGAACCTGGTGAAGCCGACCAACGGCGAGATCTACCTCAATGGCAAACGCATTGATGGTCTTTCTCCGTCCGGCATGCGGCGTTATCGCAGCGACCTGCAGATGATCTTTCAAGATCCGTACGCCTCGCTGAATCCGCGCATGACGGTCGGCTCGATCATCGGTGAACCGCTCACGATCTTTGGACTGAAGAGCGGCATCGATCGTAAGCTGGAAGTGATGCGGTTGATGGATATCGTCGGACTGAATCCTCGCTTCGTGAATCGCTATCCGCACGAGTTCTCTGGCGGACAGCGTCAGCGTATCGGCATTGCCCGGGCGTTGGCGGCACGTCCCAAGGTGATCGTGTGTGACGAACCGATTTCCGCACTCGACGTTTCGATTCAAGCTCAGGTGATTAACCTGCTGATGGATCTGCAGCAGAAGCTGGGGGTCGCGTATGTGTTCATCGCCCACGACTTGAGTGTCGTGAGGCACATCTCGCACCGCATCGCCGTGATGTACCTTGGTCGAATCGTGGAAGTATCGCAGTCGCAGGAACTGTTTCAGCATCCAATGCATCCTTACACCCAGGCGTTGCTCTCGGCGATTCCGGTGCCAGATCCTGATATCGAACGCAAGCGGAAGCGTATCGTCCTGCAGGGCGAAGTGCCGTCGCCAGACACGTTTTATCCTGGCTGTCCGTTTGCCGATCGTTGTCCGATTGTTCAGCCAGAGGTATGCACCCACGGTGCACCTCCGCTGGAAGGCACGCCGCATCCGGCTGCTTGCTACTTCGCTGGCAAAGAAGCCCCAGGCGTTTAAGACGCTTCCGACTTCGAGTTCGAGAAGTCGTCTGCCATGCGAACAATCGAAGAGCCAGTTCGCAGGCGACGCGATTCCATGTAGAAACGGACGATCGATTCCAGTTCTGGCCGCATCTTCCGGCAAGCCAGGTCAATCGAGGTGAAGCCGGCCAAAGGTGATTCGTCCTGGGTCAGATAGAGGACAACCCCTTGCTCGTGTAGTTCATACCGGGCGATCTCGCGCCAGGGGGTCTTCCGGCTTCCGAGGAACGATGTCTGAATGATCCCGCGCGGTCCCAGGTCGATTTTCACCGGAACGAACATCTTCCAACTGGCGACCAGACAGGCCAGCACGACGACTAAAGAGATCCAGACGCTGACGGTCCCTGAGTAGGTCAACGAAGCCAGCACGACCAGCATCACGGCCATGGCGGCCTGAGCGAAGTGGTCGTCGCGGATCGGCAGCCGTACCAGGGATAACTCCGGCGATTGGGTCTCGAATTCCCGGCTGGATGGAGCCATAAATCGCCGATCAATACTTCCCGATGAAACGGGGCGTTCTGGTGTCTAAATCAATGGGGTGCGTCATCATCCGACGCAGGAACATGACTAGGTGTTCGCAGTGCACCGACCATCATTATTCCCACGCTCCAATATAGGATACTCAGAAAAACGACCGACCAGATGACGATAGCAGCAAAGTTCTCTGAAAACAGAATCTTGATAGGGGGCTGCTGGCTACCTGGAGTCCTTCGTTTGACGGGCGAATGGCCTTCATTTTGCCCTTCGCTAATCGCCTGACGAAAATCGTTCCACTTTTCTGTCTCGCTGGGGGTGTCGTACGTTGCCAGCACCCAGGTGCGCGCCTGCACCAGGCCGGTGAGGCCCAGTGCTACCAGAAGGGCATACACGATACCCAGAACAACCCACGTCCGTCCCGGCATCACTCTTTTTCCGCGGGGTTCTGGAAGAGTTCCAGCAGCGCGATCGAAGTGGCCGTGACCCCGGTTGACAGGCACTCATCGGCATCGGGGTAATAAAGAGGCGAGTGAAGCGATGGTGGCTCTTGTCCCAACTGCTTGAAACGAGTCAGACGCTTCTGATCAACCGACCCCAAGCGAAACATGAAAATCGGAACGCCGGCGATCCCGTAGCGGCTGAAGTCTTCACCACCCATCGAAGGCTCGACCGGGACGACTTGATCCGCACCCAGGGCATGGTTGAACGTGCGAACGATTTGCCAGGTCAACTGCTTGTCGTTGAACAGGCTGGGCGTACCTTCCGAGACCGTGATCTCTGGTTCCGGTGCACGATAGCTGATCGCGACCGCCTTGGCCTTTCGTTTGATGGCTTCAATCAGATGCTTGCGTGTTTCGTCCCCATAGCTGCGAACGGTCAACTGCAACAAACAGTCATCGCCAATGACGTTGTGCTTCGTGCCACCATGGATGGCCCCAACCGTGATCACGGCGGGTTCCGCTGGATTCAACTCGCGGCTGACCACCGTTTGTAAATCGAGGATCAACTGAGCGGCTTCCACGATCGGGTCGACTGTGGCGTCAGGATGGGCACCATGGCCTCCTTTGCCTTTGATCCGAATATCGACACTGTCGACGTTGGCCATCGCGTAGCCGCTGCGGTAGCCGACGGTGCCGGTTGGCAGATTCGGGTCGACATGCAGGGCAATCGCGAAGTCTGGCTTGGGGAAGCGCTCGAACAGGCCGCCTTTCAGCATCGCTTTGGCCCCTTCGCCTTTTTCTTCGGCCGGCTGGCCAATGATCATCAGCGTTCCTTTCCAGTAGTCGCGGTGCGACGCCATGAAGCGGGCAACACCCACGACGTTGGTCATATGAATATCGTGGCCGCACGCATGCATCACGCCGGTCGAGGTCCCGTCTTCAAGCTGAACGACCTTCTTCGAGGCATAGACGAGCTCGGTGTTTTCGGTCACCGGCAGGGCGTCCAAGTCGGTTCGCAGCATGACGGTCGGGCCGTCGCCGTTCTTCAGAATCGCCACCAACCCATTGCCGCCAATCGATGGCGTCACATCGTAGCCTGCCTCGGTGAGCAGCTTGCCGAGGTGCTTGGCCGTCTCGACTTCCTCGAACGAAAGCTCGGGGGTGGTATGGAAGTGGCGATAGACTTCGATCAGCGAGTCGTGCTCCCCTTTCACCCAGGTCTTCAGCGTTTCGATTTGCGGTTCTGGGGGATCGGCCATCGCACGCGAGGGGGTGCCCAGTGTGGTCGAGGTAAGAAGCAACAGCCCAGCAATGCGCAGAAGAACGTGAGCCCGGCTCATGGGAGAATTTCTCAGAAAAAGGTGCGGTTTACGGCTTGCAATTTCGGGGAAAAAGAGATTAAGATCCCCGGTAGATTATAGCACGGTCTAATTTTATACGAGCAGACGTCGGCGATTCATCCAACGGCGTCTGCTTATTTTGTTTCTTGCCGCAAAAGTTCTGGGTTTTGCTCCAGCATCTGGCGGAGACCGGCCACAAAGGCACGCGTGGCCTTCGCTCGGTGGCTGATCAGCCCTTTTACGGCTGGGCCGAGTTGGCCGAAGGTCAGGTGGTACTCGCGAATCTGAAAGAGCGGATCGTAGCCGAACCCGTGCGTTCCGTGTCGCTCTGTCATAATCCGGCCGTGGCACTTGTCTTCCGATTCCAGGATCACCTCGCCGGCCGGGTTGGAAAGGGTGATGTGGCAGACATAGTGCGCGCCACGCTTTTCGGGCGGCAAGCCATCCAGCTTTTCGAGTAGCAGATCGTTGTTCTTTTCGTCGGTCGCATCTTCGCCCGAGAACCGGGCCGAATAGATTCCCGGGGCTCCCTTCAGGGCATCGACACACAGCCCGCTGTCTTCCGCCAGGACCCACTGGTTCAGGTGCACGGCCTGTTGGGTAGCCTTCTTGGCGGCGTTCTCACCGAACGAGTTCCCGTCTTCGACCACTTCGATGGCGGCCGGAAAGTCCTGGAGCGACTTCAGCTCGATTCCCAGCGGGGCCAGCAGTTGCTGAAGTTCGTTTCGTTTCTTTTGGTTGTAGGTGCCAAGCACCATCTGCCGTGCATCAGGCATCGGGCAACTCTTTCGGGCCAGGTTTCCAGCGGGAAGGTTCGACAACATATCGGCGGATAGAACCACGCCGAGAGGGCCATCGTAGCGGGAAACCGGCGCATAAAAAAGGTTCCACGCAGAGGTGGAACCTTTCGATGATTTCCGTTCAAGCGGCTTTCGCTGCCGGCCATTAGCGAACTGGTGGGCGAGCGTAATTCGCCGCGATACTAACACGCGGGACTTCCACAGGAACAGGCTGCACGTCGAACATAATCCCGGCAAGCGACTTTGGCTTGAAGCCTGGGGTCAGGGTGCTGGTGTTCGCCGTTTCCGAACCTTTGTAGCCGTCCATGATGCGTTTGACCTGAGGATTGATCTCGATCTTGCCGTCTCGGCGAGGCGAGCCAACGGTCTCGAAACTACCAACGGTCACAATGCTCTCCGAGCGATCGTGGAAGCAATAGGCTTCGACGCCCTGACCGCGGAGGGCCGAGGCGAGTGTCTCTGCCTTTTCAGCGGCTTTCGCCAGACGCGTTCCGCTGACG
The window above is part of the Bremerella sp. JC817 genome. Proteins encoded here:
- a CDS encoding ABC transporter ATP-binding protein, whose amino-acid sequence is MAEETTTNHSSTTSSSGKALLEVRDLAVEFRTDDGIYKAVRGVNFDLRAGETLGIVGESGSGKSVTNLAMLGLIPQPPGKITSGSAMYAGKDLLKMSDKELSKIRGNRIAMIFQDPMTTLNPFLTIDEQLTEVTRKHLGLSYNEALDRAIEMLEKVGIPGAKRRVFNYPHEFSGGMRQRVVIAMALSCDPEILIADEPTTALDVTIQAQILELMQKLQEEHNTAIVMITHDLGVIANMATDVLVMYAGRKVEQAKVHDLFADPRHPYTLGLLNSIPRIDEEVGAKLSPVSGQPPEMSQPIPGCSFYPRCPYHIEQCLQIDPPLIQVDSGTQHACLRDVTTLEPPVSQSAHI
- a CDS encoding oligopeptide/dipeptide ABC transporter ATP-binding protein, yielding MSLDITPVLEVRDLQVHFPVRRGSWFASQTEVVRAVDGVSFDVKPGETFGLVGESGCGKSTTARAIMNLVKPTNGEIYLNGKRIDGLSPSGMRRYRSDLQMIFQDPYASLNPRMTVGSIIGEPLTIFGLKSGIDRKLEVMRLMDIVGLNPRFVNRYPHEFSGGQRQRIGIARALAARPKVIVCDEPISALDVSIQAQVINLLMDLQQKLGVAYVFIAHDLSVVRHISHRIAVMYLGRIVEVSQSQELFQHPMHPYTQALLSAIPVPDPDIERKRKRIVLQGEVPSPDTFYPGCPFADRCPIVQPEVCTHGAPPLEGTPHPAACYFAGKEAPGV
- a CDS encoding amidohydrolase, whose translation is MSRAHVLLRIAGLLLLTSTTLGTPSRAMADPPEPQIETLKTWVKGEHDSLIEVYRHFHTTPELSFEEVETAKHLGKLLTEAGYDVTPSIGGNGLVAILKNGDGPTVMLRTDLDALPVTENTELVYASKKVVQLEDGTSTGVMHACGHDIHMTNVVGVARFMASHRDYWKGTLMIIGQPAEEKGEGAKAMLKGGLFERFPKPDFAIALHVDPNLPTGTVGYRSGYAMANVDSVDIRIKGKGGHGAHPDATVDPIVEAAQLILDLQTVVSRELNPAEPAVITVGAIHGGTKHNVIGDDCLLQLTVRSYGDETRKHLIEAIKRKAKAVAISYRAPEPEITVSEGTPSLFNDKQLTWQIVRTFNHALGADQVVPVEPSMGGEDFSRYGIAGVPIFMFRLGSVDQKRLTRFKQLGQEPPSLHSPLYYPDADECLSTGVTATSIALLELFQNPAEKE
- the rdgB gene encoding RdgB/HAM1 family non-canonical purine NTP pyrophosphatase, translating into MPDARQMVLGTYNQKKRNELQQLLAPLGIELKSLQDFPAAIEVVEDGNSFGENAAKKATQQAVHLNQWVLAEDSGLCVDALKGAPGIYSARFSGEDATDEKNNDLLLEKLDGLPPEKRGAHYVCHITLSNPAGEVILESEDKCHGRIMTERHGTHGFGYDPLFQIREYHLTFGQLGPAVKGLISHRAKATRAFVAGLRQMLEQNPELLRQETK